A region of the Serinicoccus profundi genome:
GTGACGACAACGGCTGGCCGGGAGAGGGCGTGGAGTGGCGTCAGTGCGCCTCGGCGGTGGCGTGCTCGTCGTCCTTCTTGCCGATCGGCAGCACCGAGACGATGCCGACGATGAGCAGGCCGACCACGAGGCCGAGGATGGCCGAGAAGAAGGTGTTGGTCAGCCAGGCCAGCGCGCCGGCGATCGCCGGGATCCAGCCCGCGACGACCTCCTCGGCGTGGTGCACGAACTCGTAGATCGGGTGGAAGCCCAGCTCGTCGATGCCGACCAGCAGGATGTGGCCACCGACCCAGAGCATGGCGACGACGCCGACGATGGACAGCGTCTTGAGGACGATCGGCATCGCCTTGACCAGGCCGCGACCGAACTTCTGCGCGCCCTCGGACTCCCGCTTGGCGAGGTTGAGACCGATGTCGTCCATCTTGACGATGAGGGCCACGGCGCCGTAGATGAGCGCGGTGATGGCGATCGCCACGACCACGAGGATGATCGCCCGGTTGAGCAGCGGCTCGTCGGCGACCTCGTTGAGCGAGATGACCATGATCTCGGCGGAGAGGATGAAGTCGGTCCGGATCGCCCCGGAGGTGACCTTCTTCTCCGCCTCCGGACCCTTCTCCACTGCGGGCTCGTCGTGCGAGGAGTCGTGGCCCACCCCCATCCACTCCAGCACCTTGTGGGCGCCCTCGTAGGACAGGTAGCACCCGCCGAGCATGAGGATCGGGGTGAGCAGCCACGGCAGGAAGATGCTGAGCAGCAGCGCCACCGGCACGATGAAGAGCAGCTTGTTGCGCAGCGAGCCGATGGCGATCGTCTTGATCATCGGCAGCTCGCGGCTGGGGTCCACGCCGGTGACGTAGCGGGGCGTCACCGCGGCGTCGTCGACGATGACCCCGGCAGCCTTGGCTCCCGCGCGGCCCGCGGCCGCGCTGATGTCATCGACGGACGCGGCAGCGACACGGGCGATCGCCGCGATGTCGTCGAGCAGGGCAGCCAGACCAGCAGCCATGAGGTCACCTCGGAAAGTGCGTGGAACAGATCGGCGTCAGGCTACCCGCAGGAGCACCGGTATGCCGTATCTCGCGCCCGCTGGCCGACCGTCGGTGCGCTGGGGGCGGCCGGTGAGGGAGCCCGCGCGAGCCTCGCAGCCGCGAGGGGCGTCATACCGTGCGGTCGGTCAGGAGAGACGCTCGATGACCATCGCCATGCCCTGACCGCCGCCGACGCACATCGTCTCGAGGCCGAACTGCCCGTCACGGGTCTGGAGGGCGTTGATGAGGGTGGTCGAGATGCGGGCGCCGGTGGAGCCGAACGGGTGCCCCAGCGCGATCGCGCCACCGTGCACGTTGAGCTTGTCGTAGTCCATCCCGAGCTCGTCGGCCGAGCCCAGGACCTGCACGGCGAAGGCCTCGTTGATCTCGTAGAGGTCGAGGTCTCCGATCGACATCCCGGCGCGGGCGAGCGCCTGACGGGACGCCTCGACCGGACCCAGGCCCATGATCTCGGGGGAGAGGGCCGAGACGCCGGTGGAGACGACCCGGGCCAGCGGGGTGAGCCCGAGCTCCTTCGCGCGGGTGTCGCTCATGACGACTAGCGCCGCGGCGCCGTCGTTGAGCGGGCAGCAGTTGCCGGCGGTGACGGTGCCGTTCTCGCGGAAGACCGGCTGCAGCTGGCTGACCTTCTCCAGGGTGACGCCCGCGCGCGGCCCGTCGTCGGTGCTGACGACGGTGCCGTCGGCGAGGGTGACGGGCGCGATCTCCCGCTCGAAGACGCCGGCCGCGATGGCGGCCTCGGCGCGGTTCTGGCTGCTCACGCCCCACTCGTCCTGGCGCTCGCGGGAGATGCCGAGGGAGGTGGCGACGTTCTCGGCCGTCTGGCCCATCGCGATGTAGGCGTCGGGGAGCAGTCCCTCGGCGCGCGGGTCGGTCCAGGTGTCGTTGCTCGCGGCCATCGCCTCGGTGCGGGCGACCGCGTCGCCGAACAGCGGGTTGCGCCAGCTCTCCTTGCCGCCACCGGCGCCGGAGAAGTCGGCATACCGCGACACGCACTCGACCCCGGCGCTGATGAAGATGTCACCCTCGCCGGCCTTGATGGCGTGGAACGCCTGACGCGTCGTCTGCACCGAGCTGGCGCAGAAGCGGTTGACCGTCGCGCCCGGCACGTCGTCGAGGCCGAGCAGCACGCTGACGATGCGGGCCATGTTGAAGCCGTGTTCGCCCCAGGGCTCGGCGCAGCCGAGGTAGAGGTCCTCGACGTCGTGCGGATCCAGGCCCGGGACCTGCTCCAGCGCCGACCGGATCACCCCCGCCGCGAGGTCGTCGGGGCGGACGGAGGTCAGCGACCCCTTGAACGCGCGCCCGATCGGGGTGCGGGCGGCAGCGACGATGACGGCCTCAGCCATGGTGTCCTCCTTGACGCGAGCGGTATGCCGTGAGTCTAGATGAGCGGTGCGGCGCCCTCGGGGGCGAGGGCCGTTGGGCGGGGAGGATCGGTGCACGCGCCCCCATCCTCACCGGGTCAGGGTCGTTGGGTGGGGAGGATTGGTGCACGCGCCCCCATCCTCACCGGGTCAGGGTCGTTGCGCGGGGAGGATCGGTGCACGCGCCCCCATCCTCACCGGGCCAGGGCCGTTGCGCGGGGAGGATCGGTGCACACGGCCCCATCCTCACCGGGCCAGGGCCGTTGGGCGGGGAGGATCAGTGCACGCGCCCCCATCCTCCTCAGCGGCGTCAGGCTGCGCGGCTCAGTGCACGCCGCTGACACTCAGCGAGTGCACCGGTTGTGCCGCCAGATCAACCCATGACGCGACATACCCCCTGCAGTCGCGCACCCGTGCGGAGATCAGACCGGTGCCCTTCGCGAAGCTGACGATGGCTCGCCAGAGTCCCTGAGCTCTGGGCGGGGAGGATCGGTGCACGCGCAGCCATGCTCGCCGGGCCAGGGCCGTTGGGCGCGGAGGATCGGTGCACGCGCCCCCATCGTCACCGAGCCAGGGCCGGACACTCGCGCGGCTCAGAGCCTCGTGAGGCCGTCGTCGATACTCACGGTCGGCCGCCAGTCGAGGACCTCGCGGGTCTGCCGCTGGTCGAACCAGTGCGCCGTCGAGAGCTGTTCGGCGAGGAAGCGCGTCATCGGCGGCTGGGTGATGGCCGGCAGGCCCGGCACCCGCTCGGAGAGCGCCACCGCACCCTCGACGACCGCGCCGAGGCCCCAGGCGAGGCCGGCCGGCAGGTGCAGACGTGGGGGAGGCGCACCCACGGCCCGGCAGATGTCGGCGATGAGCTCACCGATGGGGCGCGGCTCGCCATTGGTGACGACGAGCGCCTGGCCGTGGGCGACCTCGATCCGCTCGAGCCCGGCGACGATCGCGGCGGCCGCGTTGTCGGCGTAGGTCGTGTCCACGAGCGCCGTGCCCGAGCCGACCAGCGCGAGCCGGCCCTGGTGCGCGCGCTCGACGATCCGACCCACCAGCTGGGTGTCACCCGGGCCCCAGACGAGGTGCGGGCGGAGCGCGGTCACGGCCAGGTCGGTGCTGTCCGCCTCCAGCGCGAAGAGCTCGGCCGCCGCCTTGGTGCGGGCGTAGTGTCCCCGCGCGCGCATCGGGGTGGCCGCCCCGGCGCCGGACCCGGCCAGCGACCGCCCCGTGTGGGCCACGGACGGCGAGCTGACCTGCACCATCGCGCCGCCGCCCTGCGAGCGCAGGGCTTCGATGACCCGGCGGGTGCCGCGCACGTTGACGTCGACGAAGTCGCGCCAGGGGCCGACCACGTCGACCTTGGCGGCGAGGTGCACGACGGCGTCCTGACCACGGACCGCCCGAGCGACCGCCTCGGCGTCCCGGATATCCCCGAGCGACTCCCGGTGCCGCCGGCCGGCCGTGCGCCGCTGCATGACGGTCACGTCCCACCCGCGCTCGGCGAGCAGGTCGGCGACGGCGCCGCCGAGCATGCCGCTCGCACCGGTGACGAGCACCCGACGTCCGGCGCCAGCGCCGGCCTCTCGAGCGCCCATCTCGGGTGGGGTGCCCCCGTCGGTCGTCCCTGCGTCCGGTCGGGGGCCAGGTGGCTGCGGCCCGGTCATCAACGGCTTCTCGTCCGGGGCGCGCGAACCGGACGCCCCGCCGCGCCGGGCAGGCGCTCACGCAGGCTGCGACCGTGGAGTATGCCGTCGGCCCAGTCCGCCAGCGCGCCGCGGTCGACCTTGCTCGCGTGGCGCACGTCGACCGGCAGCCAGTCGCGCACGAGGACGGCCGCGACCGGCACCCCGGCCCGCTCCCGCACCCGCTCGGCCAGGCCGGCCGGCGCCAGGACCCGCGGCCCGGAGGCCGACCCGCGCACCCGGGTGAGCATCCCTGCGCGCTCGGTCGGCACCACGACGACCACGACGAGCTGCGCGCCGCGGGGCCCGACCCCGACGACGGCGACGTCGGCCAGGCCGGGCACGGCGCGCACGCGGTCCTCGACCGGGTAGGGCGTGACGGGGCCGTCCGCCGTGGTCAGGACGTGCGCGAGACGGCCGTGCACCCACAGGCGGCCCGCAGCGTCCAGCTGGCCGACGTCGCCCGTCCGGTGCCACCCGCTCGGTCGCTCGCTGGCCCGCTGCGCCGCCCACTGCCGGTCGTAGCGCTCCTTGACGTGTGGCCCGCGCACGACGATCTCGCCGACCACCCCGGCCTCGGTGCGGAGCTCCTCGGCCGGCGCGCCGGAGGAGTCCAGCGGCGCGATGGCCACCTCCACGCGCGGCAGCGGTCGGCCGACGCACACCCCCGCCTGGCCCTGCGCCTCGGCCGCCGTGAGGGTGGTCGGGTCCAGGCTGGCCACCGGCAGCGCCTCGGTCATGCCGTAGGGCGTCTGGGTCTGCGCCGAGGACAGCAGCAACTTGACCTGGCGCAACAGCTCGACCGGCACCGGCGCGCCCGCCGACAGCACGAGCCGGGGCCGCGCCAGCACGGCACGCTGCCCGTCGGTGAGGCCACCACCGGTGGCGACGACGTTGCGCAGCGCGGCGGGCGCGGCGAAGACCATCGTCGCGTCCACCGCCTCGACCGCGTCCGCGAGGGCCGCAGCGGTGAGGGTATGTGGCGCGGTGACGTCCATGTCGGGCACGGCGCTGGGCAGCCCCAGGGCCGGCCCGTAGAGCGCGAACGGCGCGAAGGCGGCGACGAAGCGCTCCTGCGGCCCGAAGCCGAAGGCCTCGCGCAGCAGCGCGACCTGCGCGCCCAGCCGCCGCCGGGTGTAGACCACGCCCTTGGGCGGGCCGGTCGCCCCGGAGGTGAAGAGCACCGCACCGTCGGCGTCGGGGTCGAGCTCGCTCTCTTCCGGCAGCGAGACCTGCTCACCGCCCGGCACGCCCTCGGCGGCCAGCTCGTCGAGCGTGCTGCCGTCGGGGGTCACGAGCAGCCGCTGCCCCGGCACGCGGGTCGCGGCCGCAAGCACGAGGGCCGTCCGGATCCCGATGACGTGGCGCGGACCGGCTCCCCGCAGCGCCGCCCCCAGGCGACCCAGGCCGAGCCCGGCGTCCGCCACGACGACGACCGCCCCGAGCCGCCAGAGGGCATACACGATCGTGGTCAGGTCGATGCCCGGCGGCACGAGGACGGCGACACGATCGCCGCGTGAGATCCCGCGGGCCGCCAGGGCACGGGCCACGTCGTCGACCCGCGTCGCGAGCTCGCCGAAGGTGATGCGGCGCCCCGCGCCGCCCAGCTCGACGACGGCCGTCTCCTGCGGGCGTCCGGCGTCGACGCGCACGGGCAGCGTCGGCGGCTCTGCGTCGGCAGCCGCGGAGGCATCGTCGGTGGCCGGGTTCGCGACGGCCCTCGCCGCGACCGGCACGTGCTGCTGCAGCCAGGCCCAGATCACCCCGACCCCCTCCGGGGCGTCCTCGAGCACGAGGTGCGAGGCGTGGGCATACCGCTGCACCTGTGCGTGCGGCAGGCGCCGCATCAGGTCCTCGAGGTAGCGCTGGGAGAACACCGGGTCGCGCGGTCCCCACACCAGCAGGGCCGGCACGTCGAGGGTCGCCGTGCCCGCTGCGATCGCGTCGAGCGTGGCCCGGCTCGGGTGATCGGGCTCGAAGGGTATGTCGCGCACGAAGTCCGCGACCCCGTCGCGTCGGGCGGCGCCGGAGTAGGGGGCGGCAAAGGCGTCGCGGACCTCGCGGGGCAGCGACGGCCGCGACAGGGCGGTGGTGGCCCGGACGAAGGCGGGCGTGGTGCGGCAGACCTGGGCCAGCAGCATCGGGGCGCGCGCCAGCCGGATGACCGCGGGCGAGGCCTCGTCGCTCGGTTGGTGGACGGCGGTGTTGGTGAGGACGACCCCGGCCAGCTGAGCGCGGTGGGCCAGTGCCCACCCGAGGCTGATCGGCCCGCCCCAGTCGTGGGCGAGCGTGACGACGGGGCCGGTCAGGCCGAGGGCGTCGGTGAGCCCGCCGAGGTCGTCGACCCGCTGCGCGAGGGTCCGCGGTCGGCCCGGTCGCTCCGACCAGCCCATGCCGAGCTGGTCGACCGCGACCACCCGCCACCCCGTCGGCGCCTCGTCCAGGACCCGGCGCCAGAGGTAGGACCACGTGGGGTTGCCGTGCACGGCGAGCACGGTGGTGTGCACCGGCACCCCGGCGGCCTCGAGCTGAGGGCCGTTGTCGAGCACGTGCCACCGGCGGGTCCGGCCGTCGGCGTCGTCGGCGAGGACGACCCGCGACCACTGGGGGTCCAGCCCCGGGAGCGCCCGGGCCGGCAGGCCGACCGGGTGCTGGCCGGCGTCGCGCGCGGGGTCGTGGATGCGGTGGCGGGGGGAGGGGTCAGTGGTGGCCACAGCGGTGTCTGCTCAGCTCACCAGTCGATCTCGAGACACGTCATGTTGAGCCCGGAGCCGATGCCCATCATGAGCACGCGGTCACCGCGCTCGAGGGAGTCGGTCTCCTTCGCCAGGGTGATCGCCACCGCGGCCG
Encoded here:
- a CDS encoding DUF808 domain-containing protein, coding for MAAGLAALLDDIAAIARVAAASVDDISAAAGRAGAKAAGVIVDDAAVTPRYVTGVDPSRELPMIKTIAIGSLRNKLLFIVPVALLLSIFLPWLLTPILMLGGCYLSYEGAHKVLEWMGVGHDSSHDEPAVEKGPEAEKKVTSGAIRTDFILSAEIMVISLNEVADEPLLNRAIILVVVAIAITALIYGAVALIVKMDDIGLNLAKRESEGAQKFGRGLVKAMPIVLKTLSIVGVVAMLWVGGHILLVGIDELGFHPIYEFVHHAEEVVAGWIPAIAGALAWLTNTFFSAILGLVVGLLIVGIVSVLPIGKKDDEHATAEAH
- a CDS encoding acetyl-CoA C-acetyltransferase, which gives rise to MAEAVIVAAARTPIGRAFKGSLTSVRPDDLAAGVIRSALEQVPGLDPHDVEDLYLGCAEPWGEHGFNMARIVSVLLGLDDVPGATVNRFCASSVQTTRQAFHAIKAGEGDIFISAGVECVSRYADFSGAGGGKESWRNPLFGDAVARTEAMAASNDTWTDPRAEGLLPDAYIAMGQTAENVATSLGISRERQDEWGVSSQNRAEAAIAAGVFEREIAPVTLADGTVVSTDDGPRAGVTLEKVSQLQPVFRENGTVTAGNCCPLNDGAAALVVMSDTRAKELGLTPLARVVSTGVSALSPEIMGLGPVEASRQALARAGMSIGDLDLYEINEAFAVQVLGSADELGMDYDKLNVHGGAIALGHPFGSTGARISTTLINALQTRDGQFGLETMCVGGGQGMAMVIERLS
- a CDS encoding NAD-dependent epimerase/dehydratase family protein; its protein translation is MGAREAGAGAGRRVLVTGASGMLGGAVADLLAERGWDVTVMQRRTAGRRHRESLGDIRDAEAVARAVRGQDAVVHLAAKVDVVGPWRDFVDVNVRGTRRVIEALRSQGGGAMVQVSSPSVAHTGRSLAGSGAGAATPMRARGHYARTKAAAELFALEADSTDLAVTALRPHLVWGPGDTQLVGRIVERAHQGRLALVGSGTALVDTTYADNAAAAIVAGLERIEVAHGQALVVTNGEPRPIGELIADICRAVGAPPPRLHLPAGLAWGLGAVVEGAVALSERVPGLPAITQPPMTRFLAEQLSTAHWFDQRQTREVLDWRPTVSIDDGLTRL
- a CDS encoding alpha/beta fold hydrolase; this translates as MATTDPSPRHRIHDPARDAGQHPVGLPARALPGLDPQWSRVVLADDADGRTRRWHVLDNGPQLEAAGVPVHTTVLAVHGNPTWSYLWRRVLDEAPTGWRVVAVDQLGMGWSERPGRPRTLAQRVDDLGGLTDALGLTGPVVTLAHDWGGPISLGWALAHRAQLAGVVLTNTAVHQPSDEASPAVIRLARAPMLLAQVCRTTPAFVRATTALSRPSLPREVRDAFAAPYSGAARRDGVADFVRDIPFEPDHPSRATLDAIAAGTATLDVPALLVWGPRDPVFSQRYLEDLMRRLPHAQVQRYAHASHLVLEDAPEGVGVIWAWLQQHVPVAARAVANPATDDASAAADAEPPTLPVRVDAGRPQETAVVELGGAGRRITFGELATRVDDVARALAARGISRGDRVAVLVPPGIDLTTIVYALWRLGAVVVVADAGLGLGRLGAALRGAGPRHVIGIRTALVLAAATRVPGQRLLVTPDGSTLDELAAEGVPGGEQVSLPEESELDPDADGAVLFTSGATGPPKGVVYTRRRLGAQVALLREAFGFGPQERFVAAFAPFALYGPALGLPSAVPDMDVTAPHTLTAAALADAVEAVDATMVFAAPAALRNVVATGGGLTDGQRAVLARPRLVLSAGAPVPVELLRQVKLLLSSAQTQTPYGMTEALPVASLDPTTLTAAEAQGQAGVCVGRPLPRVEVAIAPLDSSGAPAEELRTEAGVVGEIVVRGPHVKERYDRQWAAQRASERPSGWHRTGDVGQLDAAGRLWVHGRLAHVLTTADGPVTPYPVEDRVRAVPGLADVAVVGVGPRGAQLVVVVVVPTERAGMLTRVRGSASGPRVLAPAGLAERVRERAGVPVAAVLVRDWLPVDVRHASKVDRGALADWADGILHGRSLRERLPGAAGRPVRAPRTRSR